From Falco naumanni isolate bFalNau1 chromosome 4, bFalNau1.pat, whole genome shotgun sequence:
CCCTTGCAGAGCTCTGGCaaggcagcagggtggggaagAGCTGTACTCTCATCCCTGGTTTCCACCACCACtgaacacagcagcaaagggcTGGAGGAGAATctgggggaggtgggcagcACCCCATGGGTTTGGGGTATCCCAAAACCCAGccggagcagagcagggcatcAAACACTGTCTGTTTTCACATCTGTAGTTTCCACCGCCAATGAATACGCCTGCAAGGGGCTGGAtaagctggaggagaagctgcccatcctgcagcagcccccggAGAAGGTAGTGTGGTGGGGTGGACGAACACACTCAAGGTCtgtccccccccagcactgcttaACAGAGAgttgtgtgtgtcccccccccccagctcatCTCAGACACCAAGCAGCTGGTGACCTCCACGATGACGGGGGCCAAGGATGTCCTGACTAGCACAATGGCTGGGGCCAAGGACGCGGTGACCAGCCGGGTGACGGGTGTGATGGACATGACCAAAGGGGCCGTGCAGGGCAGCGTGGAGCTGACCAAGTCAGCGGTGAGCAGTGGTGTCAGCACCGTCATGGGTTCCACTGTGGGCCAGATGGTGGTGAGCGGGATGGGCTCCATGCTGGAGAAGTCTGAGGAGCTGGTGGACCATTACCTGCCCATGACGGATGAGGAGCTGGGTAAGGAGCTGATCGCAACCCCCTGGAGATGTCATGGGCTGGGGGTCCCCTTGGAGAGGGGTGGGTAGAGCCTGGGCAGAACAATGCTGGCTCTACGTGGGGTTGTTGTTGGTGGGGCCACTTCAGCAGCTTCTCTTCCCCAGCCAAGCTGGCCACGGCCGTGGAGGGCTTtgaaacagagcagcagaagcagcaacagaGCTATTTTGTGCGCCTGGGCTCCCTCTCGACCAAGCTGCAGCATCGAGCCCTCCAGCACTCACTGGGCAAGCTGCAGAGTGCCCGCCGCAGCAGCCAGGACGTGCTGGCCCAGCTCCAGCGCACCCTTGACCTGGTAGGACCCATTCCCATGTTCCGCCCgtgccagcccagggctgcagcagaccACCCaccccaggctctgcctcccctcccAGGTGGAGCACCTCAAGCAGGGCATGGACCAGAAggtgcagggagggcaggagaagctgcagcaaaAGTGGCTGGAGTGGAGCAAGAAGCAACCCGGAGGTGGCAAGGACCTGGTGCCACCAGAGGTAGGTGGATGGCAAGGGGGCCCTGGGGTCACCTGGTGTCCCCTCGCCCCTCACCACCCTCTTGTCCCCCCACAGCCAGTGGAGTTGGGCAcgctggccctgctgcagagcttgacgcagcagctccagagctcctgccagcccttGATGTCCAGCCTCCAGGGCCTCCCCACCAGCATCCAGGACATGGCGGGGCAGGTCCGGCACAACGTGGAGGAGCTACGGACAGCCCTTGcttctgccacctccctccagGACGTGACAGGCAGCGTGCTGGCCCAAGCCCGTGCCCATGCCACCAAAGCTCGCCAGCTGCTGGATGAGCTGGTGGAGCATGTGGCCCACAACACCCCCCTGACCTGGCTCGTGGGACCATTCACCCCCTCGGGCCAGCAAGCGGTGGACCAGCAGATGAAGTAGCATCCTCTGGGGTGGGGTGATGTTGGTGTGTCCCCTCCCCAAGCCTCAATAGGAGCATCTACtaacccctgcctgcccaccttGCCTGTAACCTTAGTGCCCGCCTGTATAGCGGACACCTGCTTGCTCTGTCCCTTGTCACCTGTGCCAGGACTGTGCCATAATGTGCCTTGGTTCCCCCAAGTGCCTGTTGGGGTcacctccagctcctggctggaTCCCCATGTCCCCTTGTCCTTGGTGCCTCCAGGCCCCTGGTCTTGTAGGGTTGGGGGCAGCACGCCAAGCAATAAACTCTGGTTAGTTTTGCACTTGGACTGAGGCTTCTGTGGGGATGGGGGAGTGATGATGTCACGGCCTTGTGTGACCTCACAGGGGCTGGGGCTTCTAGTGGAGTCACTGGAGGGGACAAGCTGGTGCTGACCCCACAGGACACCAGCCTCTTTCCCTGAGCAGAGCCTGTGGCTGAGGGTGAGTGAAGGGGGAAAGTGGAGGAACAGTCCCTCCAAGACCTGGCCCCCCCCTGTGTCCTAGGTCCATGCCACAGCCCAGGAAGACCCCTGGCCTGTCCCCTGCATGGGTGGGAGGACAAGAGCAGGATGCCCTCAGCCCCAGGGGGCCAGTCAGGCCCATCCTGCGGGGTCTGGCAGTGGGGGGTGCAGGGTCAGGCCTGCTCATCCCACTAGGaacagcaggcagcaccccACGTCCCCCATCCCATGCAGTGGCACCCTGCTGTGTCCCTCCAGACCAGGGTGTCACTCCCACTCCACTCCAGTGACGATGGCCAGGGGGCACAATCCCCgggtgcagggcagcagcggGTCAGCCCCGAGCCCCACACTGCTTGCCATGGGCTGGctgcccacccctcctgccagcagcaccagaggAGACAGGTGCTGAGGGCCCTGTCTtgggcagccccccagctgcgGCTGGCCCCAGAGGTGGCACTGGGACTCCATGGCACCTGCCCGCACCCCGGTGTCAGCGCTGTGCACCCTCTCCCAGGCTGAGCTGCCTGGGACCCTGTGGAtgagcccaggctgcagctgctacCCCATCCCCAGGGGCTGTGCCCCGGCTCGGGCTCCCGTGGGTCCCTGGAGGGGTCTGTGTCAGTGTCCCAGTCTCACAGCAGCCCCTGTGTGCCCCAGGCTGCCACAGGCTCTGCCCCAAGGGGTCCCGCCATGCAGCCAAGATTCCCCAAGGACGCTGGTACCAGCATCCCCTCAGTCACGGCCACCATGCTCCATGCCTTGCTGTGCCCCATGACGTGGCACTGGCTACGTCCCAGCAGTGCCTGAACCGTTACCTGCCCCTGGGCCAGAGGCAGGTGGGTAAGAGACCCTGGGATACTGCTGGGGGTCCCCAtgtgtccccctgccccgggaTGCTGTTGTGGTCTCTGTGTCACCCCTcaccctgggatgctgctgcagtccaggccccccccagcaccatgTTTCCAGCCCCTCTTCTTTCCCCACAGCAGACAGGGCTGTGGAGAGGCTGGATTTGGCCTTGGCTGGGGGTCTCTGGCGCAGCCACCTCCATCCCCTAAGCTCCCTCTCCGGCAATGTCAGAAGCCAAGCCATAGTCATggtgaagcagaagcagcaggacacCCCCTGCCACCTCTTCCAGGTTCAGCACATCCTCAGAGGGGTAAGAGTTGCCAGTtcatggggctgggagcagggatcCCCCGATGCCTGGGACCCCCGTACCCGCCCATCCCTCTTGCAGACAGCAGCCGTGCAGCAAGGCTTGGAAGAGCCATTCCACCGCAGCCAGGAGATGTGCAGACACAGGAATCAGGTGCAGGCATCCCCCTGCCCGCGCTCTGCCTGTTCTGGCACCCAGGTGAGGCCGGCCGGGGGGCGCAGGACCCCCACGATGCTGGCGCAGCGGCTGCAGGACACCTTGGCACAGCTGTGGGCTCAGGTGGGGCAGCTGCAGGCCCCACTGCGGAGAGCCCAGCGCGGCATGGCTGAGCTCCGCGGTGCCTTCAGCTGGGCCGGGTCCCTGCGGAGGCTGCTGGGGACCGTGGTGGCCCAAGGACGGCAGGTGTTGGCCCAGGCCTGGGAGGCACTGGTGCAGTTCCTGCGCCAGCACCTGACAGTGCCATCACTGGAGGATGCTGCTGAGgatgctggcacagcagcaccccaAACCTAGGGGGTGCACCAAATTCAACCAGCCACGGGCCACCCCCCGGCAccatgtgtgtgtgggggggtgtctgAAACTGTGCTGTGGCCTCTGTGGCACCAACATGGCTCTACTCAAGTTCACGTCCAAGTCTTGGTGTTATTCCCTCCCTTGGCGCTGCCACCTGTGACGACTGGAGCTGCAACAAAGGCAATGGGGGAGATTGGGGGTGGGACAGACCTTGTAGCTGCCTTTAACACCCCCAGACCCAGGGTGACGGCTCACACAAGCCCCTTGCTGGGGCAGCGCAGGGCTTAACCAGCCTCCCCTGGGGAACGGCGACATGTCTCTGTGTCCCCATCCACCTTCCCCAGCGTCAGGGGCCTGGGTGCCCCCAtgtctccccagccccaggaggggGCTGAGCGTGCCCCCACCTCACCACAGCTctccccctgcctcctgcttcccagcagttGGGCAAGAGGCACGCTGGgctttttttgggttttatttgggttttgtttacagagggctggagcatgaAATCAGCcctggaaacaaacaaaaaaaccctcttctcCAGGGCAGAGTTACAGCAACAGCAGTCTCAAaggggggggtcgggggggcaTCCTCCCTCTGCCACCACACAAACAGGACTCAAGGACGCAGCAGCTGGTTGAGCTGGGAACATCTTTATTTTACATGTACAAAAGCTTCAGATCTTTGTAAAAGAGCAGACAGACGAACAGGCAAAGACGCTGCCCAGCACAAGGCAAGTGGCTGCCACGGTTCAGTCCCTGCCTGGCAGAATTAGGCGAGAATACACactttttactctgtttttaacacaaaagctggtgcccagccctgctgcctccccagggcagagggacCTGGCCTCAGCAGCCGCCTCCAGCTGGAGGGGAGATGATGGTGGGGaacggggcttggagcagcagggagaagccccggtggctgaggcagagcccagcacaggcgctggaaaatcaaagcaagcagcagcccagTTTGGCTGTCCTGCTCCCCTCGCTGGGGCCTGGCAGGACcaggggcacccatgggtgcctgGTCCTGGCTTGTAGGGGGGGTCAGGGCCAGAGGGAAGGGACCCGTGGGGCATTTTCCAGTTCTGGCCCCGGGCAGGGGGATGCTCCCTGCACTCCCCTCGTCACAGTCAGCGATGCCTCAAGAAACAGACACTAGGGCtccttgtatttttcattaaaaaaccctttATATTCATTTCATGTCGGTTGAAATCACAAGAAATTAagtaggaaggaaaaacaaaacaaaaaacaaacaaacaaacgaaaaaacaaaaaaaaaaaaaaaaagagggaacaAATACAGAcaaccagcacagcccccctgcGGCCGGTGCTCttgcggggctgggggcacaggaCAAGACCTAGGACATCAGCTACTGCGTGACTTCGTGAAGTAACTCAAGCAGGGGACGAGGCAGAGGCTGGTCTCCCTTTGCAgcccctccacctcctcctcctctgggtGGGAGCTGCTTCCTCAGCTCTCCTCCACGTCATCCACAGCCTCTGACTCCCCGTGAGCCCTCTCCCGCTCCGGCCCGGCTCGCTCGACCTTGGGATAGTCCTGCACACTGCTGTGGGAGAGTAAACATCTCAGCCGGACGCTCTCCTACCTgtctgccttcccctgcctgcgGCAGCCCGTCTCCCACAGCCCCAGTGCCTTCCCAAGCTGGGAAAAGCCCAACACAGCCCACAAGCCCCCCACAGCATCCATGCGAGGGCCCAGTGTGGACATGTAGCAGATGGAGGGAAGCTCCTtggcccccagctctgcccctcaCGCTCACTTGTTGTGGGTCTCCTCGGCGGACGCCTCCATCTCTCCAGCTCCTGGCCCTTGGCTTTTGTCCTTCTCCTCTGTGCCCTCTGCTTTTTGGGACAGGGATTCACCATTCACAGGACCTGACAAGTCtaaagggaagagggaggctCAGCCAGCCAGGTCCCCACGGTGGGCCTCATCCCAACCCACAAGGGGCTGGGCAAGCCAAGGACCCACAGCCACAGGTTGTCCCCATTCAAGCAAGGGACATCCAGCCGAGACCGAGGGGACTCCAGGTCTGGCCTGACCCCCGACAGCTACGAGAAGGGCCCCAAAGACTCCATCCCCCATGCCCAGAGGCAGGCATCACAGTGGATTTTCCCCATCAGCTCCTCCGGGAAAGCTCTTGCAGCACCACCAGTACATCCCCAAGCAGGGACCTGGCTACGAGGGTGGAAGATCCCAGTCACCAGCTGCCTGCGCAAGAGCCTGAGCCAGTGTCCAAGGATGTCTCCGcattcctccctctcccctgtgCCTTGGACTGGCAGCCAGGAGCCATCCTGAGCCAAAGATCAGCCAGAGGCACCACAGCCAGGGTGTGGGCGGCGAGGTTTGCCCTCTGCTCTCACTGCCGCAAGTGTCCAGTACACAGTGCTTTCTCACTCCTGGCACCCCAGCAAACAAGGGACCAGCCGTGCCATCTGTGGCTGCTGATCCCCTCCACCACCGAGGCCAAGAGCCACCCCTGGTTGTGTCCCCGGTCCCCAGCGGGATGGGATGTGCCCTGAGAAGGGCCCCAGGATCACTGTGCGCGCAGACAGAGCAAGGAACCACCCCGAGATGTGCAGGGAGCATTACCAGCATTTGTCTCTTCTTCCCCCTTCTCACTCCGCGTCTCCCCTCCCGACAGCTTCTCCTGGCCCTTCTCCGCCTCCCCTTTGTCCTTCTCAGGCCCGGCTTTGTTGGCTTTCTGGATCGCCTCCATCTTTGGTCCCAGGACACGCGACTTCAACCGGGTGTAGACTTCAGCAGCTTTCTCCATCACGTCCTTGTTTGCTTTATAGCGACGGATCTGCACCAGAAAGAGAGGAGGGATGCCCTGAGAGCTGAGGTGGCCCAAGCAGGCTCCTCGCCCCCTCCAGGCAGGGACTCAGCCCTCTGCCCTACCTTTTTCAGCGTAGCCACCACATCGGTGTGCTTCTGGAGGATGTGAGAGGTGACCTGGAGTGTGCCCAGCTCCTCTAGTGCATTCAGACAACGCTTGATGTCCTGCAAGGACAGCACCAAGATCAGAAGCTGCCTGGAAGTCTCCCTGTGGGCACCTGGGGCAGCGCTGTGTGGAGCACAGTCCCCTAATGCCACCCAGCAGCCAGAAAGGCAAGAGGAggctcagcacccccaggtATCGCAGATGGGCAAGGCTCATGTGGTGGGCAAGGACACAACGAGCAGGGACCTCCCAGGCCAGGCCAACGCTCTCGGGCACTCACCGGGTTATCCACTTTCAGGGCAAACTTGATTTCACTGTGAAGTTTCTGGAGTTTCTCTTCGACTGTGGGCTCTGGAGCAGCAAGAGAGACAGGCCGAGGCATCAGGCCACCGGCAGAGAGCACGGCCCTGCCTGGAGCTTGGGACCTCTCCCCCAGCAAAGGGTTTGGTTTCCTCCTGCATCTCCAAGGTCAATCACAGCCCCAGGGGCCTCTCTGAAGAGGATGGGTTGGGGTGTGCCAAGATCGGGAGGGGATGAGTATTCGGGAAGTTCACTGACTCTG
This genomic window contains:
- the LOC121086267 gene encoding perilipin-3-like gives rise to the protein MAASEPEPAEPKAEEQQSIGMRVANLPLVSSAYGMVSTAYASTKESHPYVRSVCDAAEKGVKTLTAAAVSGAQPILTRLEPQISTANEYACKGLDKLEEKLPILQQPPEKLISDTKQLVTSTMTGAKDVLTSTMAGAKDAVTSRVTGVMDMTKGAVQGSVELTKSAVSSGVSTVMGSTVGQMVVSGMGSMLEKSEELVDHYLPMTDEELAKLATAVEGFETEQQKQQQSYFVRLGSLSTKLQHRALQHSLGKLQSARRSSQDVLAQLQRTLDLVEHLKQGMDQKVQGGQEKLQQKWLEWSKKQPGGGKDLVPPEPVELGTLALLQSLTQQLQSSCQPLMSSLQGLPTSIQDMAGQVRHNVEELRTALASATSLQDVTGSVLAQARAHATKARQLLDELVEHVAHNTPLTWLVGPFTPSGQQAVDQQMK